CGAGATGCTCCCAACCGGCATGAGCTACACCGAAATGGAAGAGAACGAAGTTATCTCGCGTGAATGCGCTATGCGCATTATCTTCGGCTTCGCCGTCATGCTCGTTTGCCTTATTTTATTCGTACGTTCCTTGCGCGGAGTCATCGTCCCTGCCATTGCAACCGTCGGAGGAATCGCATCTGTTCTCGGCGTAAACGCTTGGCTCGGCATCATCGGCGACGAAAGCATGGTCGCGCTCCCCGTACTTTTGGGCATGGCACTTTCGGTGGGCTACTCTATCCATTACATCAATTCATTCCGCATGCACTTTAGGCGCACGGGCAACTGCCGCGAATCCGTCATAAACGCCGTAGAAGAAACGGGCTGGCCCATTCTCTTCACCGTCATTACCACCGTTGCCTCGCTGATTTCGTTCCTGTTCGCAGGCATCCGCCCGATCCGCTGGATTGGCGGCATTTCGGCAGGCATCGTCTTCATGGTTTACCTGTATGTCATCATCTTGATTCCGATTCTCATGAGCTTCGGTAAAAATACAAAGCCCGACCCGACAGAAGTGAAAGCGGCAGGCGCCACCAAAATCGACATCCTCTTTGAATTCTTCGGTCGCAAAGTCTGTAGGCACAGCGGAATCGTCGCCGCAATTTCCGCTGCCATAATGTTAGCGCAAATCCCTGGCGTGATGAACATTGACGTGAACATGGACTACACAAAAACGATGGGCGAAAAAATTTCGTTCGTCACAAGGCTTATGGACATGCTCAGCGGAAAACTCGGAAGCCTCTACGATTTCAACGTGATGGTTGAATTCAACGACGGCGACGCGCTGAAAGATCCCGCCAACATGAAGCGCATCGAAACGCTAGAACAAAAGCTCGGTACGCTCCAGCTCACAAAAATTTCAGGAGACAAGCCCCGCGTGCAATCCGTAACGCGACTCGTGAAAGAAATGAATCGCACGCTGAACAGCGACAGCACAGAATACTACAAAATTCCCGACGCACAAGACATGCTCACGCAACTGCTGTTCCTCTACGAAATTTCAGATGCCGACGCGCTCTTTGAACGCATGGACGAAGATTACAAAACAACATTTATCCACATAGAACTCTCCGGGTACGACGCCAAGAAAATCGTTGAAGACCTCGATTCCGCGAAATCGTACGCCGCGCAAATTTTCCCGGACGCCAAAACTTCAATCGTCGGTGAAGTCGTAAACTATGCCGAAATGAACGGCAAGCTCGTCAATGGACTGTTGCGTTCGTTCGGAGGTTCATTTGTCATCATCGCCATCATGATG
This is a stretch of genomic DNA from Fibrobacter sp. UWB13. It encodes these proteins:
- a CDS encoding RND family transporter → MQVSRVNKVFARLGRFQVKFRWLILLATILVTFAACLGLPQLQMTASEEEWFDDWDKVKIDQAHFNDVFGSDDGYMVMVRANDVFAPEVLSAIDRLSKRLENEVPYADRVVSLTHNLSIPIANDEGFEVIDPFESGIPTDSAQLAAKKSLIMSRESLVNNIVSDDAKETWVILSLKSYEGGIDFGKDSIAPFARNVILSEEFKSDKFEMLPTGMSYTEMEENEVISRECAMRIIFGFAVMLVCLILFVRSLRGVIVPAIATVGGIASVLGVNAWLGIIGDESMVALPVLLGMALSVGYSIHYINSFRMHFRRTGNCRESVINAVEETGWPILFTVITTVASLISFLFAGIRPIRWIGGISAGIVFMVYLYVIILIPILMSFGKNTKPDPTEVKAAGATKIDILFEFFGRKVCRHSGIVAAISAAIMLAQIPGVMNIDVNMDYTKTMGEKISFVTRLMDMLSGKLGSLYDFNVMVEFNDGDALKDPANMKRIETLEQKLGTLQLTKISGDKPRVQSVTRLVKEMNRTLNSDSTEYYKIPDAQDMLTQLLFLYEISDADALFERMDEDYKTTFIHIELSGYDAKKIVEDLDSAKSYAAQIFPDAKTSIVGEVVNYAEMNGKLVNGLLRSFGGSFVIIAIMMILAFGSIKAGLIGMIPNVAPVLLIGGVMGYSGMPLDMITMIVMPMILGIAVDDTIHMNNHIKYGYERTGSYKKALLLSYREIGKTMGMTTFILCAMFFVFIFSPMGALHNVGLLSIIGLAAALVADYTLTTALVYVLKPYGTEKRNHSINPS